The SAR202 cluster bacterium DNA window AGACCTGTAATTGCACAATACCCCCGCCGAAAAGGGCGGACATCACCCGATAAGATAAACGAGAACGACGAATTAGCTATATGGAGAATAATAACGTGGGCTGCGTGTGGCGTTCTGCGCGCGGTTAGCTTTCAGGATTTTCGGCCTGTTTTCTTCTCTCCGCTATTGTTTTGCGGAGAAGGCCGGCAAGGTTCCACGGGTCGAAGGGCTTGGGGATAAAGAGTGGTCCGGGGTTGCCGTAAAGGCGCCGAATCTCGCCGATGTCGCGTGCGGAGGTCGATACCCATACGGGCTTGTACGAGCCGTCCACTGCTGCTCTCAGCTCCCTGAGCCGTGAAAGCACTGCGCCGCCCATCCCATCCGGCAGCCCCAGGTCAAGCACAACGGCATCCACAGCGCCCCCGTCGATCGCGACCAGCGCGTCCGCGCCCGTCTCCGCCTGCTGCACGCTGAAGCCGGCCTCTCTCAGAATGCGGCTCACCAGTCGCGCGAGGTTCTTATCGCCCTCGACCACGAGCACGGTGGACTGCAGCGTTTCACGTGCCATAGGTCATCGCCGCCCCCACATCCTCAGCGCCGTCAGGTCCGATATGAGTGACAAAGACCCGCTTGTCCGATCCCCGTGAAACAACTCGATCTCACCTGGAGGTTGGCCGGAATCCACTCGGCGCCGGCCTTACCTCTCCCCATTTGCAGAATGACGTGAAAGGGTCCGGTGCTTTTGACAAGCTCCCTATCTTCCATCATCTCACAGGTGAGTGACTTTGCTGTGACTGTAATGCGCAATGCTGTGACGGTTAAATGCGGAGAGCTGCCGATTTTGCGTTGCAAAAAAGGACGTTGGCGTCAAGGGCGCACCATTTTGGCGGCGTTCTCGGGCTTCGGCATCCGGTAACCGATCTGCGACTCGTTGAAGATGTACCGCGGGTTGCGCCCCTCGTCGCCCAGCTTGCGCCGCAGGTGACGGGCCATCGAGCGGACGAGCTCGGTCTCTCCGGAGTACTCGGGGCCCCAGACCCTCTGGAGGATCTGCTCATACGTCAGCACCCTGCCGGCGTTCGTGGCAAACTCGTACAGCAGCTTGTACTCCATCGCAGACAGCGAGACGGGCTCGCCCTCAACGCTGACCAGGCGCTCTGCAAAATTGAT harbors:
- a CDS encoding response regulator produces the protein MARETLQSTVLVVEGDKNLARLVSRILREAGFSVQQAETGADALVAIDGGAVDAVVLDLGLPDGMGGAVLSRLRELRAAVDGSYKPVWVSTSARDIGEIRRLYGNPGPLFIPKPFDPWNLAGLLRKTIAERRKQAENPES